In the Myxococcus fulvus genome, one interval contains:
- a CDS encoding GDSL-type esterase/lipase family protein — MAAHHTVSAFPGKRAAVTKPAPRQPLRLPPSRPPRPAGRPPDGEAAGSGGSFDPPPKSQSHAALLDFLKARSTGLTLLFTIALTLGLSLAPIPEQWRPLPSLQRGPLQEKLVALTVPARFLGGQPVPAPETEVAAGQPTKPTAPPEDEAGEDAGTDVAALPPDQPVVPTVPGIGLEELSAPSLARAVELEALREKMSAQHVDIELNCRKARADGTCEEDGLAPFHKALGELRADTRRTPVRVVHLGDSLVASDYITDVVRDRLQERFGSGGKGFLFITRPASAGRWTRSGRGSDGWTIERLVDTKWPRDRVGWTGVAFTAAGGSQNTKYDAEGARVAELFFLAQPSSGSVQLSVDGRPLQRIQTRGFSKTKSEAAFARVNLPENAKTLTLTTSGRVELHGVTLETGTPGVIYDTVGLLGGMAEVYLRAQPAAFRAQLRQRKPSMVVLMVGGNEAFFYSRERTTLEEVRAQMKELVSRVRANVPDAACLVMSPIDAGVRTMGGEPVPRRGSKEVSDIFREEARLGGCAFWDAYNAMGGEGAALRWLEAGLMLEDLVHPRAKGSDLLGHLFDLALQRSFAKAHTALVPVADTPGLQDADVALTRTFDKLRRRESGEALRVGIAQLGASHTASHYFTDAVRDVLAKRFGDAGRGFIAAGKSSPRLDKARVARELTGEWKVEDALDSTPGGLWGLTGIRAVGAPGSKLRIQFCKGCPEEKSRTGRLDLYALDVPDVASPDIRVDGEDIPPDAPPPEPLTAPTVRIRSFPVTGTSHEVEVAAAPNSKVTVLGAALEYDTPGVVLDALGLPGSTAFTLRDMDAAAVDAQLASRRPDLLVFWYGTNEANLVGLDAQGLSGDYTALISRLRKATGNAECLVLGPTDRLAKDASGHWTEAPSLATVLGTLPRVARDAGCAYWSPRAAMGGERAMLRWQRSRPVYGHADGVHLTPEGYERLAASFARDFLSAYEARKKGEPTARMEGN; from the coding sequence CTGGCGGCGCACCATACCGTTTCGGCCTTTCCGGGAAAGAGGGCAGCCGTGACGAAGCCAGCCCCTCGCCAGCCGTTGCGACTCCCACCTTCCCGCCCACCCCGCCCGGCCGGACGCCCTCCGGACGGCGAAGCGGCCGGAAGTGGCGGGAGTTTTGACCCGCCCCCGAAAAGCCAGTCTCATGCCGCGCTGTTGGACTTCCTCAAGGCCAGATCCACCGGGCTGACGCTCCTCTTCACCATCGCGCTGACGTTGGGGCTTTCGCTCGCCCCGATTCCGGAGCAGTGGCGTCCCTTGCCCTCCCTCCAGCGCGGTCCGCTGCAGGAGAAGCTGGTGGCGTTGACCGTCCCGGCGAGGTTCCTGGGCGGCCAGCCCGTGCCCGCGCCGGAGACGGAGGTGGCCGCGGGTCAGCCGACGAAGCCCACCGCGCCCCCCGAGGACGAGGCGGGCGAGGACGCGGGCACCGACGTCGCCGCGCTCCCCCCCGACCAGCCCGTGGTGCCCACCGTGCCGGGCATCGGCCTGGAGGAGCTGAGCGCGCCCTCCCTGGCCCGCGCCGTGGAGCTGGAGGCGCTGCGCGAGAAGATGAGCGCCCAGCACGTGGACATCGAGCTCAACTGCCGCAAGGCGCGAGCGGACGGCACCTGCGAGGAGGACGGGCTCGCCCCCTTCCACAAGGCGCTGGGCGAGTTGCGCGCGGACACCCGACGCACGCCCGTGCGCGTGGTGCACCTGGGCGACTCGCTGGTGGCGTCCGACTACATCACCGACGTGGTGAGAGACAGGCTCCAGGAGCGGTTCGGCTCGGGCGGCAAGGGCTTCCTCTTCATCACCCGCCCCGCGAGCGCGGGCCGGTGGACGCGCTCCGGACGGGGCTCGGACGGGTGGACCATCGAGCGGCTGGTGGACACCAAGTGGCCGCGCGACAGGGTGGGCTGGACGGGCGTGGCCTTCACCGCGGCGGGTGGCTCGCAGAACACGAAGTACGACGCGGAAGGAGCCAGGGTCGCGGAGCTGTTCTTCCTGGCCCAGCCCTCCAGCGGCTCCGTACAGCTCTCGGTGGATGGCCGCCCGCTGCAGCGCATCCAGACGCGCGGCTTCTCGAAGACGAAGTCGGAGGCGGCCTTCGCGCGGGTGAACCTGCCCGAGAACGCCAAGACGCTCACCCTCACCACGTCCGGCCGGGTGGAGCTGCACGGCGTGACGCTGGAGACGGGCACGCCGGGCGTCATCTACGACACGGTGGGCCTGTTGGGCGGCATGGCGGAGGTGTACCTGCGCGCCCAGCCCGCGGCCTTCCGCGCGCAGCTGCGTCAGCGCAAGCCGTCCATGGTGGTGCTGATGGTGGGCGGCAACGAGGCGTTCTTCTACTCGCGCGAGCGCACCACCTTGGAGGAAGTGCGCGCGCAGATGAAGGAGCTGGTGTCCCGCGTGCGCGCCAACGTGCCGGACGCGGCGTGCCTCGTGATGTCGCCCATCGACGCGGGCGTGCGCACCATGGGCGGCGAGCCGGTACCGCGCCGCGGGTCCAAGGAGGTCTCCGACATCTTCCGCGAGGAGGCGCGCCTGGGCGGCTGCGCGTTCTGGGACGCGTACAACGCCATGGGTGGCGAGGGCGCGGCGCTGCGGTGGCTGGAGGCGGGGCTGATGCTGGAGGACCTGGTGCACCCGCGCGCCAAGGGCTCCGACCTCTTGGGCCACCTCTTCGACCTGGCGCTCCAGCGCAGCTTCGCCAAGGCGCACACCGCGCTGGTGCCGGTGGCGGACACGCCGGGGCTGCAGGACGCGGACGTCGCGCTGACGCGGACCTTCGACAAGCTGCGCCGCCGCGAGTCCGGCGAGGCGCTGCGCGTGGGCATCGCTCAGTTGGGCGCGTCGCATACCGCGTCGCACTACTTCACGGACGCGGTGCGCGACGTGCTCGCCAAGCGCTTCGGCGACGCGGGCCGGGGCTTCATCGCCGCGGGCAAGTCCTCGCCTCGCCTGGACAAGGCGCGCGTGGCGCGCGAGCTCACGGGAGAGTGGAAGGTGGAGGACGCGCTGGACTCGACGCCAGGCGGCCTGTGGGGCCTGACGGGCATCCGCGCCGTGGGCGCGCCGGGCTCGAAGCTGCGCATCCAGTTCTGCAAGGGCTGCCCCGAGGAGAAGTCGCGCACGGGCCGGTTGGACCTGTACGCGCTCGACGTGCCGGACGTGGCGTCGCCAGACATCCGCGTGGACGGCGAGGACATCCCCCCGGACGCGCCTCCGCCCGAGCCGCTCACCGCGCCCACCGTGCGCATCCGCTCCTTCCCCGTCACCGGCACCTCGCACGAGGTGGAGGTCGCGGCCGCCCCGAACAGCAAGGTCACCGTGCTGGGCGCGGCGCTGGAGTACGACACGCCGGGCGTGGTGCTGGACGCGCTGGGGCTGCCGGGCTCCACGGCCTTCACCCTGCGGGACATGGACGCGGCGGCGGTGGACGCGCAGCTCGCGTCACGGCGGCCGGACCTGCTCGTGTTCTGGTACGGCACCAATGAGGCGAACCTCGTCGGCCTGGACGCGCAAGGCCTGTCGGGCGACTACACGGCGCTCATCTCCCGGCTGCGCAAGGCCACCGGCAACGCGGAGTGCCTGGTGCTGGGCCCCACGGACCGGCTGGCCAAGGACGCGAGCGGACATTGGACGGAGGCGCCCTCGCTGGCGACGGTGCTGGGCACGCTGCCTCGCGTCGCGCGGGACGCGGGGTGCGCGTACTGGTCGCCTCGCGCGGCCATGGGCGGTGAGCGGGCCATGCTGCGCTGGCAGCGCTCGCGGCCGGTGTACGGGCACGCGGACGGCGTGCACCTGACGCCCGAGGGCTACGAGCGACTGGCGGCGAGCTTCGCCCGGGACTTCCTGTCGGCCTACGAGGCGCGCAAGAAGGGCGAGCCCACCGCGCGCATGGAGGGGAACTGA
- a CDS encoding phosphomannomutase/phosphoglucomutase, whose protein sequence is MNAHIFREYDIRGLVDKDLTAEVVELLGKGLGTIIRRNGGRFIAVGRDCRESSTRFRDSLCAGLTSTGLNVFDVGVVPTPLTYFAANTLPVDGLAMITGSHNPPEYNGFKIGAGKTTFHSHEIQALRRLIEARDFEVSKTPGTVTPYDIITPYNHFVRQTVKVGRKGMKIVIDAGNGTGGAIAVPLFESMGFEVVPLFCEMDATFPNHHPDPTVVENLQDLIAAVKREKAEVGIAYDGDSDRIGVIDDQGNILWGDQLMVLFSRYVLKDSPGAAIVGEVKCSYTLYDDIAKRGGKPVMWKAGHSLIKAKMKEEHAELAGEMSGHIFFKNRYFGFDDAVYSSARLLEILTHEKQTMSELLADVPKTYASPELRFDTKEEKKFEMVKRATETLRAAGHDIIDVDGVRVTFPDGWGLIRASNTQPILVLRFEANTPERLKEIQALIEGTVAQVQREVGG, encoded by the coding sequence ATGAACGCGCATATCTTCCGCGAGTACGACATCCGGGGTCTGGTGGACAAGGACCTCACGGCCGAAGTGGTGGAGCTGCTGGGCAAGGGCCTGGGCACCATCATCCGCCGCAACGGCGGCCGCTTCATCGCCGTGGGCCGCGACTGCCGCGAGTCCTCCACCCGCTTCCGCGACTCGCTCTGTGCCGGCCTGACGTCCACGGGCCTCAACGTCTTCGACGTGGGCGTGGTGCCCACGCCGCTGACCTACTTCGCCGCCAACACCCTGCCGGTGGATGGCCTGGCCATGATTACCGGCAGCCACAACCCGCCCGAGTACAACGGCTTCAAGATTGGCGCGGGCAAGACGACCTTCCACAGCCACGAAATCCAGGCGCTGCGCCGCCTCATCGAGGCGCGTGACTTCGAGGTCTCGAAGACGCCCGGCACCGTGACGCCGTACGACATCATCACCCCCTACAACCACTTCGTCCGGCAGACGGTGAAGGTGGGCCGCAAGGGGATGAAGATCGTCATCGACGCGGGCAACGGCACCGGCGGCGCCATCGCCGTCCCCCTCTTCGAGAGCATGGGCTTCGAAGTCGTGCCCCTGTTCTGCGAGATGGACGCGACGTTCCCCAACCACCACCCGGACCCCACGGTGGTGGAGAACCTCCAGGACCTCATCGCCGCGGTGAAGCGCGAGAAGGCCGAGGTGGGCATCGCCTACGACGGCGACAGCGACCGCATCGGCGTCATCGACGACCAGGGCAACATCCTCTGGGGCGACCAGCTCATGGTCCTCTTCAGCCGCTACGTCCTCAAGGACAGCCCGGGCGCGGCCATCGTGGGCGAGGTGAAGTGCAGCTACACGCTGTACGACGACATCGCCAAGCGCGGCGGCAAGCCCGTGATGTGGAAGGCGGGCCACTCGCTCATCAAGGCGAAGATGAAGGAGGAGCACGCGGAGCTGGCCGGCGAGATGAGCGGCCACATCTTCTTCAAGAACCGCTACTTCGGCTTCGACGACGCGGTGTACTCGTCCGCGCGCCTGCTCGAAATCCTCACCCACGAGAAGCAGACGATGTCGGAGCTGCTCGCGGACGTGCCGAAGACGTACGCCAGCCCCGAGCTGCGCTTCGACACGAAGGAAGAGAAGAAGTTCGAGATGGTCAAGCGCGCCACGGAGACGCTGCGCGCGGCGGGCCACGACATCATCGACGTGGACGGCGTGCGCGTGACGTTCCCCGACGGCTGGGGCCTCATCCGCGCCTCCAACACCCAGCCCATCCTGGTGCTGCGCTTCGAGGCCAACACGCCCGAGCGCCTCAAGGAGATTCAGGCCCTCATCGAGGGCACCGTGGCCCAGGTGCAGCGTGAGGTGGGAGGGTGA
- a CDS encoding MBOAT family O-acyltransferase: protein MLSHSLQYLVFVIAVFALYWAVHRHYWPRMLVLLGASVFFYTAFTPFPLLIFLAGVTVDHVLVKGMGRAQSPGVRKLLVTLSVVSNLGLLAGFKYLELLRQTALSLIPASWGLHVRETPFDLILPLGLSFYVFQAISYTVDVYRGKASSEHSFIEHLLYMLFFPRVVSGPIIRASELLERFRDVPTLTPEDGGRAMFRIAVGLVKKLVIADVLGSGIVDPVFAAPDKYASAECIVAAVAYTFELYYDFSGYSDIALGVAALFGFKFPENFNRPYLAKNVGEFWNRWHMSLSTWLRDYLYRPLGGNRVSKPRVLFNLMTVMVLGGLWHGADWRFAVWGAVHGVALGLTRCWEWSVGKPENPGVPRVAAGMLATFTLVVLTRVVFRAHSMTDAGEFYARMMAGVPGIANVSPLVWGMLAAAVFFHAVPMKLYTVTSEAFVRMPVPVRAMALVVLGLGIRHLASVEARPYVYLQF from the coding sequence GTGCTGTCGCACAGCCTCCAGTACCTCGTGTTCGTCATCGCGGTGTTCGCCCTCTACTGGGCGGTGCACCGTCACTACTGGCCGCGCATGCTGGTGCTGCTGGGCGCCAGCGTCTTCTTCTACACGGCCTTCACGCCCTTCCCGCTGCTCATCTTCCTGGCGGGCGTCACGGTGGACCATGTGCTCGTCAAGGGCATGGGCCGCGCGCAGTCGCCCGGCGTGCGCAAGCTGCTCGTCACGCTGTCGGTGGTGTCGAACCTGGGGCTGCTCGCGGGCTTCAAGTACCTGGAGCTCCTGCGGCAGACGGCGCTCTCGCTGATTCCCGCCTCGTGGGGCCTCCACGTCCGCGAGACGCCGTTCGATTTGATTCTGCCGCTGGGCCTGTCGTTCTACGTCTTCCAGGCCATCAGCTACACGGTGGACGTGTACCGGGGGAAGGCCAGCTCCGAGCACTCGTTCATCGAGCACCTGCTCTACATGCTGTTCTTCCCGCGCGTGGTGAGCGGTCCCATCATCCGCGCGTCGGAGCTGCTGGAGCGCTTCCGCGACGTGCCCACCCTGACGCCCGAGGACGGCGGCCGGGCGATGTTCCGGATTGCGGTGGGCCTGGTGAAGAAGCTGGTCATCGCGGACGTGCTGGGCAGCGGAATCGTCGACCCGGTGTTCGCCGCGCCGGACAAGTACGCGTCCGCCGAGTGCATCGTCGCGGCGGTGGCCTACACCTTCGAGCTCTACTACGACTTCTCGGGCTACTCGGACATCGCGCTGGGCGTGGCGGCGCTGTTCGGCTTCAAGTTCCCGGAGAACTTCAACCGGCCGTACCTGGCGAAGAACGTGGGCGAGTTCTGGAACCGGTGGCACATGAGCCTGTCCACCTGGCTCCGGGACTACCTGTACCGGCCGCTGGGCGGCAACCGCGTGTCCAAGCCGCGCGTGCTCTTCAACCTGATGACGGTGATGGTGCTGGGCGGCCTGTGGCACGGGGCGGACTGGCGCTTCGCGGTCTGGGGCGCGGTGCACGGCGTGGCGCTGGGGCTGACGCGCTGCTGGGAGTGGTCGGTGGGCAAGCCGGAGAACCCGGGCGTCCCCCGCGTCGCGGCGGGCATGCTGGCCACCTTCACGCTGGTGGTGCTCACGCGCGTGGTGTTCCGCGCGCACTCCATGACGGACGCGGGGGAGTTCTACGCGCGGATGATGGCGGGTGTGCCGGGCATCGCCAACGTCAGCCCGCTGGTGTGGGGCATGCTGGCCGCGGCGGTGTTCTTCCACGCGGTGCCGATGAAGCTCTACACGGTGACCTCGGAGGCGTTCGTCCGGATGCCGGTGCCCGTGCGCGCCATGGCGCTCGTGGTGCTCGGCCTGGGTATCCGCCACCTGGCGTCCGTGGAGGCGCGACCGTACGTCTACCTGCAGTTCTAG
- a CDS encoding YchJ family protein gives MPPAPPCPCSSGLRYRECCAPFHKGEAEAPDAERLMRSRYSAFAQREASYLWKTLHPQHPDRARPEADVVRELRAFAQGHQFPKLVVMDRQAPDAQGNAQVLFFAKVFEKGKERSFVEASDFRHDGVGWRYLSGHTLMLRELTVPPESLTLATFPR, from the coding sequence ATGCCCCCTGCCCCACCCTGCCCCTGTTCCTCCGGCCTGCGCTACCGCGAGTGCTGCGCCCCCTTCCACAAGGGCGAGGCGGAAGCCCCCGACGCCGAGCGACTGATGCGCAGCCGCTACAGCGCCTTCGCCCAGCGTGAGGCCTCCTACCTGTGGAAGACACTCCACCCCCAGCACCCGGACCGCGCCCGGCCCGAGGCCGACGTGGTGCGGGAGCTGCGCGCCTTCGCCCAGGGGCACCAGTTCCCCAAGCTGGTGGTGATGGACCGACAGGCGCCGGACGCCCAGGGCAACGCCCAGGTGCTGTTCTTCGCCAAGGTGTTCGAGAAGGGCAAGGAGCGATCCTTCGTCGAGGCCTCGGACTTCCGCCATGACGGCGTCGGCTGGCGCTATCTGTCCGGGCACACCCTGATGCTCCGCGAGCTGACCGTCCCTCCCGAGTCCCTCACCCTCGCGACCTTCCCCCGGTAG
- a CDS encoding undecaprenyl-diphosphate phosphatase codes for MSLIEAIVLGLVQGLTEFLPISSTAHLRIAPELFGWKDPGAAYSAVIQLGTVAAVLIYFRKDIVSLVTAFFKGLAKREPFGTVESRLAWFVLVGTLPIGLCGLAFKKAIETQFRSLYVISGSLIILAIILFVVEKRASHKRTLADMTWKDGILIGLWQALALIPGSSRSGTTLTGGLSLGLKREDAARYSFLLSIPATTLAGIFELKHLLEATERPSAVSLWVGTLVAFASGMAAIAWLLNYLRSRTTLVFVVYRVALGVLLLVLLQMNVLKPLSGVENVDVPPEPGKQQLEKQITD; via the coding sequence ATGAGCCTGATAGAAGCCATCGTCCTGGGACTGGTCCAGGGTCTCACGGAGTTCCTGCCCATCAGCTCCACCGCCCACCTGCGCATCGCGCCGGAGCTGTTCGGCTGGAAGGACCCGGGGGCCGCGTACTCGGCCGTCATCCAGCTGGGCACGGTGGCCGCCGTGCTCATCTACTTCCGCAAGGACATCGTCTCCCTCGTCACCGCCTTCTTCAAGGGCCTGGCGAAGCGCGAGCCCTTCGGCACCGTGGAGTCGCGCCTGGCGTGGTTCGTCCTGGTGGGCACGCTGCCCATCGGCCTGTGTGGCCTCGCGTTCAAGAAGGCCATCGAGACGCAGTTCCGCTCGCTCTACGTCATCTCCGGCAGCCTCATCATCCTGGCCATCATCCTCTTCGTGGTGGAGAAGCGCGCCTCCCACAAGCGGACGCTGGCGGACATGACGTGGAAGGACGGCATCCTCATCGGCCTCTGGCAGGCGCTGGCGCTCATCCCGGGCTCGTCGCGCTCGGGCACCACGCTGACGGGCGGCCTGTCGCTCGGCCTCAAGCGCGAGGACGCCGCGCGCTACTCGTTCCTGCTGTCCATCCCCGCCACCACGCTCGCGGGCATCTTCGAGCTCAAGCACCTGCTGGAGGCCACCGAGCGGCCCAGCGCCGTGTCGCTCTGGGTGGGCACGCTGGTGGCGTTCGCCTCGGGCATGGCGGCCATCGCGTGGTTGTTGAACTACCTGCGCTCGCGCACCACGCTGGTGTTCGTGGTGTACCGCGTGGCGCTGGGCGTGCTGCTGCTGGTGCTGCTCCAGATGAACGTGCTCAAGCCGCTGTCGGGCGTGGAGAACGTGGACGTGCCGCCCGAGCCGGGCAAGCAGCAGCTCGAGAAGCAGATCACCGACTGA
- a CDS encoding NUDIX hydrolase, translating to MSVESLFQAVEARLSTRPARSVDLPGLVLREASVLVPLFERDGVPHMVFTRRPATLRTHANQYSYPGGGRDAEDLTPLHTALRETEEELGIDRRGVRVLGMLDEVPTISQYRVRPFVGVIPGDGRYTPSPEEVAFILEVPLARLLDPAILRVERKEVFGAERDLYFYTYESHVIWGATARILRDFLTQLSQVPDFESFLGARG from the coding sequence GTGAGCGTGGAGTCGTTGTTCCAGGCGGTGGAGGCGCGGCTGTCCACGCGCCCCGCGCGCAGCGTGGACCTGCCGGGGCTGGTGCTGCGCGAGGCCTCCGTGCTGGTGCCGCTGTTCGAGCGCGACGGCGTGCCCCACATGGTGTTCACCCGCCGCCCGGCCACGCTGCGCACCCACGCCAACCAGTACAGCTACCCCGGCGGAGGCCGCGACGCGGAGGACCTGACGCCGCTGCACACCGCGCTGCGCGAGACGGAAGAGGAGCTGGGCATCGACCGGCGCGGCGTGCGCGTGCTGGGCATGCTGGACGAGGTGCCCACCATCTCCCAGTACCGCGTGCGTCCCTTCGTGGGCGTGATTCCGGGGGACGGCCGCTACACGCCGAGCCCGGAAGAAGTCGCCTTCATCCTCGAGGTGCCGCTGGCGCGCCTGCTGGACCCGGCCATCCTGCGCGTGGAGCGCAAGGAGGTCTTCGGCGCGGAGAGGGACTTGTACTTCTACACGTACGAGTCCCACGTCATCTGGGGCGCCACCGCGCGCATCCTCCGCGACTTCCTCACGCAGCTGTCGCAGGTGCCGGACTTCGAGTCGTTCCTCGGCGCGCGCGGCTAG
- a CDS encoding mannose-1-phosphate guanylyltransferase translates to MALYPVIMAGGSGTRFWPLSRQARPKQFLPLASKLPLITDTAQRLKGLATVKNTFIVCGPLHAKAALKLVKGLPRPNLLVEPVARNTAPAIALAAVQVAARDPKGVMVVLPSDHHVADVPGFKRVLEQAARIAEGGHIVTLGIQPNRPETGYGYIQVGDTLEGGGRSVKAFKEKPDTETAKAYVSSGEYLWNGGIFVFRADVILAAFAQHMPEMKKGLKALSDAAGKRTFGAVLKKVFPKLPSISIDYGVMEKASNIAVLPGDFGWSDVGSFAAIPEVRPADEHGNVISGDLAVVVDCKGCIVLADKRPLSVVGLSDVVVVDSGDAVLVVPREKSQDVRKVVEALKARKLQKYL, encoded by the coding sequence ATGGCCCTCTACCCCGTCATCATGGCCGGTGGCTCCGGCACGCGCTTCTGGCCGCTGTCCCGGCAGGCGCGCCCCAAGCAGTTCCTCCCGCTCGCCTCGAAGCTGCCGCTCATCACCGACACGGCCCAGCGCCTCAAGGGCCTGGCCACGGTGAAGAACACCTTCATCGTGTGCGGCCCGCTGCACGCGAAGGCCGCCCTGAAGCTGGTCAAGGGCCTGCCCAGGCCCAACCTCCTGGTGGAGCCCGTGGCCCGCAACACCGCGCCCGCCATCGCGCTCGCCGCGGTGCAGGTGGCCGCCCGCGACCCGAAGGGCGTGATGGTGGTGCTGCCCTCCGACCACCACGTGGCCGACGTGCCGGGTTTCAAGCGCGTGCTCGAGCAGGCCGCGCGCATCGCGGAAGGGGGCCACATCGTCACCCTGGGCATCCAGCCCAACCGCCCGGAGACAGGCTACGGCTACATCCAGGTCGGTGACACGCTGGAGGGCGGCGGCCGCTCCGTGAAGGCGTTCAAGGAGAAGCCGGACACGGAGACGGCGAAGGCGTACGTGTCCTCCGGTGAGTACCTGTGGAACGGCGGCATCTTCGTCTTCCGCGCGGACGTCATCCTGGCCGCCTTCGCGCAGCACATGCCGGAGATGAAGAAGGGCCTCAAGGCGCTCAGTGACGCCGCGGGCAAGCGCACCTTCGGCGCGGTGCTCAAGAAGGTGTTCCCCAAGCTGCCCTCCATCTCCATCGACTACGGCGTGATGGAGAAGGCCTCCAACATCGCGGTGCTGCCGGGTGACTTCGGCTGGTCGGACGTCGGCTCCTTCGCGGCCATCCCCGAGGTGCGCCCCGCCGACGAGCACGGCAACGTCATCTCCGGCGACCTGGCCGTGGTGGTGGACTGCAAGGGCTGCATCGTCCTCGCCGACAAGCGCCCGCTGTCCGTCGTGGGCCTCAGCGACGTGGTGGTGGTGGACTCCGGCGACGCGGTGCTGGTGGTGCCCCGCGAGAAGAGCCAGGACGTGCGCAAGGTGGTCGAGGCCCTCAAGGCCCGCAAGCTGCAGAAGTACCTGTAG
- a CDS encoding serine/threonine-protein kinase, translating into MACNHCAVEHPVGSVCPRAPSLEGQRHGPLVLGAALGSGALGTVYLAEHTPTGHRFAVKVLHPHLAAQPVVRSRFLMEGRALRSLKHRHVARVLDARMGPAGLPCLLMEHAEGEPFSKLPMPLAPAEVVLVLAQALCALEVAHAQGRVHGGISADSLVLTWDSRGERRVKVLGFGSREVLTASLSREERACGMVVGSPAFLAPEQWAQDSVDGRTDIYALGVVGYLLATGRLPFGFGRVGALSPAAPHELNPRVPRALSDVLLRALSQSPGERFPDAVSFREALLDSQGIGRVRPAPPPRTRTSRGSISIFGHILPEDDATPLHRALREVAYEQVPTAELTPPKMESPRGLLVRLGLATDAELVPVRLGDVTVDGFFATWAGVLPPLASQLPVELTFKGRKVACDCDVVRHVTREEARAWNGESGLHVQFAGEAARELLAHALGLGAGPRVLEAEPVPDAELARVLSRAAVVEKDPYALLGALPHEDFEAVRRRATSALRRLNLFRQRTLPLGQRQALEALLRRVEAAGRMLGDAVSRAGYDATRGNLAGVARCLDAGLADEQAEVMRGAFLAARPLAESRARALFTQGHSLEVRGQQDAALERYAEALALDPLNASWLRHYQALRGQARHEVPLSVESAAVEVTAH; encoded by the coding sequence ATGGCTTGCAATCACTGCGCGGTGGAGCATCCGGTGGGGTCGGTGTGTCCTCGAGCGCCGTCCCTGGAGGGGCAGCGGCATGGCCCGCTGGTGCTGGGCGCGGCGTTGGGCTCGGGGGCGTTGGGGACGGTGTACCTGGCGGAGCACACGCCCACGGGGCACCGCTTCGCGGTGAAGGTGCTGCACCCGCACCTGGCGGCCCAGCCGGTGGTGCGCTCGCGCTTCCTCATGGAGGGCCGCGCGCTGCGCTCGCTCAAGCACCGCCATGTCGCGCGGGTGCTGGACGCGCGCATGGGCCCCGCGGGGCTGCCGTGCCTGCTGATGGAGCACGCGGAGGGGGAGCCCTTCTCGAAGCTGCCCATGCCGCTGGCTCCGGCGGAGGTCGTCCTGGTGCTGGCCCAGGCGCTGTGCGCGCTGGAGGTCGCCCACGCGCAGGGTCGGGTGCACGGTGGAATCAGCGCGGACAGCCTGGTGCTGACGTGGGACTCGCGTGGGGAGCGGCGGGTGAAGGTGCTGGGCTTCGGCTCGCGCGAGGTGCTCACCGCCAGCCTGTCCCGCGAGGAGCGCGCGTGCGGCATGGTGGTGGGCTCGCCCGCGTTCCTCGCGCCGGAGCAGTGGGCGCAGGACTCGGTGGATGGGCGCACGGACATCTACGCGCTGGGCGTGGTGGGGTACCTGCTGGCCACGGGCCGGCTGCCCTTCGGCTTCGGGCGCGTGGGAGCGCTGTCGCCCGCGGCGCCGCATGAACTCAACCCGCGTGTCCCGCGCGCGCTCTCGGACGTGCTGCTGCGCGCGCTGTCGCAGAGCCCCGGGGAGCGGTTCCCGGACGCGGTGTCCTTCCGCGAGGCGCTCTTGGACAGCCAGGGCATCGGCCGCGTTCGGCCCGCGCCTCCGCCTCGCACGCGCACGTCGCGCGGGAGCATCTCCATCTTCGGCCACATCCTCCCGGAGGACGACGCCACGCCGCTGCACCGCGCGCTGCGCGAGGTCGCCTACGAGCAGGTGCCGACGGCCGAGCTGACGCCGCCGAAGATGGAGTCGCCCCGGGGCCTGCTCGTTCGGCTGGGGCTGGCCACGGACGCGGAGCTGGTGCCCGTGCGCCTGGGTGACGTGACGGTGGATGGCTTCTTCGCCACGTGGGCGGGGGTGCTGCCTCCGCTCGCCTCGCAGCTCCCGGTGGAGCTGACCTTCAAGGGCCGCAAGGTGGCGTGCGACTGCGACGTGGTCCGTCATGTCACGCGCGAGGAGGCGCGGGCGTGGAACGGTGAGTCGGGGCTGCACGTGCAGTTCGCGGGCGAGGCGGCGCGGGAGCTCCTGGCGCACGCGCTGGGGCTGGGCGCGGGGCCTCGCGTGCTGGAGGCGGAGCCGGTGCCGGACGCGGAGCTGGCCCGGGTGCTGTCGCGCGCGGCGGTGGTGGAGAAGGACCCGTACGCGCTGCTCGGCGCGCTGCCGCACGAGGACTTCGAGGCGGTGCGTCGTCGCGCCACCTCGGCGCTGCGCAGGCTGAACCTCTTCCGTCAGCGCACCCTGCCGTTGGGACAGCGTCAGGCGCTGGAGGCGCTGCTGCGCCGGGTGGAGGCGGCGGGCCGCATGCTGGGCGACGCGGTGTCACGCGCGGGTTACGACGCCACGCGGGGGAACCTCGCGGGGGTCGCCCGCTGCCTCGACGCGGGGCTGGCGGACGAGCAGGCGGAGGTGATGCGCGGCGCCTTCCTGGCGGCGCGTCCGCTGGCGGAGTCGCGGGCCCGGGCGCTCTTCACGCAGGGCCACTCGCTGGAGGTCCGGGGGCAGCAGGACGCGGCCCTGGAGCGCTACGCCGAAGCGCTGGCGTTGGACCCGCTCAACGCCTCCTGGCTGCGCCACTACCAGGCCCTGCGCGGGCAGGCGCGCCACGAGGTGCCGCTCTCCGTCGAGAGCGCCGCCGTGGAGGTCACCGCGCACTGA